A window of the Zeugodacus cucurbitae isolate PBARC_wt_2022May chromosome 2, idZeuCucr1.2, whole genome shotgun sequence genome harbors these coding sequences:
- the LOC105212290 gene encoding uncharacterized protein LOC105212290 produces the protein MSHYQSVPEAGDDLDNESVEVLRARLNDMKRLMSERTAQIQQNPATTEQIWSTKRQAATGIIDGNFLSFAFGGALMVIVSVSVYAFYNLYHAILKKFPSHHEEL, from the exons atgtcGCATTACCAAAGCGTACCTGAAGCAGGAG ACGATTTGGACAACGAATCCGTGGAAGTGTTGCGTGCACGTTTAAACGACATGAAACGGTTGATGAGTGAACGCACTGCCCAAATACAACAGAATCCGGCCACTACGGAGCAAATATGGAGCACTAAACGACAAGCCGCTACCGGAATTATCGATGGCAATTTTCTAAGTTTTGCTTTTGGAGGAGCTTTAATGGTTATCGTTTCGGTTTCTGTATACgcattttacaatttatatcACGCAATATTGAAGAAGTTCCCCTCACATCATGAAGAACTCTAg
- the LOC105212287 gene encoding probable serine/threonine-protein kinase MARK-A produces the protein MTIPSRPAPAPPVARGQNAAAGANASIEQLRLQLQQQQIHQQQNRGVQKMTINLPPPPKGTSATSMPNRNNSISSNNNQQHSFNMDSNQSAITRKFPQARYTPTTNWEDDPFGANAAAAVNANGNGKKIPPPRPPPPKVHVNGRKAPQPPTTHTTKLLSNIFRSKKNSSSSISNNNNKANKIYGVSSGVYAIHNTSVTTTNSTSSSTTTWSNTSSATNGNGNSHSWQANWNSSYSSTSLTSLGGVNAGSAGAPSTTEAQLISFDSPPSSPTFTQKSNSDCLSVDSFSSDSNFSSPNNGSVSQPESGFEDDFGARSRPATTSPLDPWEAFDSGFNTAVDSIYGSTAATNSIGTAPVRNLNTINSRIQSSNDNPLCNGKSLLPPTPMLSAPTIIKPKVSQKPRAPKPPGLQKSQFTHSGNDTLPTPPSPPMPICAPPPPPNGVSLLDVISGKADALQLSGAVNGELGFGAGVEETKPHGVALYDFDGVEEGDLNFRANEKIYILEQASAEWYRGRTRSGCEGIFPINYIDVKVPLVEQNAITKPIRVRCLYNFPAEYDGDLALKENEMVTILYKVNEDWLYGEVDGRQGQFPANFIEYLPDNIPMA, from the exons ATGACGATTCCGTCGCGTCCAGCTCCTGCACCACCCGTAGCCCGCGGTCAAAATGCTGCCGCCGGTGCCAATGCTAGTATCGAGCAACTACgcttacaattacaacaacaacagatacaTCAGCAACAGAATCGTGGTGTACAGAAAATGACTATAAATCTACCACCACCACCGAAAGGTACATCTGCAACGTCCATGCCAAATCGCAACAACAGTATCAGTagtaacaacaaccaacaacacagTTTCAACATGGACAGTAATCAGTCAGCTATAACACGGAAATTTCCACAAGCACGCTACACGCCCACCACAAATTGGGAGGATGACCCTTTCGGCGCAAATGCGGCAGCCGCAGTTAATGCTAATGGCAATGGAAAAAAGATTCCACCGCCACGTCCGCCACCACCAAAAGTGCATGTAAATGGTCGAAAAGCACCTCAGCCACCAACCACGCACACAACAAAATTGTTAAGTAACATTTTCAGGAGCAAAAAAAACAGCAGCAGTAGtattagcaacaataacaataaagcaaataagatATATGGTGTCAGTAGCGGAGTTTATGCCATACACAACACATctgtgacaacaacaaacagcactaGCAGTAGCACAACTACGTGGAGCAACACAAGCAGTGCTACAAATGGTAATGGCAACAGCCACAGTTGGCAGGCTAATTGGAATAGCAGTTACTCGTCCACATCACTTACGTCTCTTGGTGGTGTAAATGCAGGTAGCGCTGGTGCGCCGAGCACAACAGAAGCACAGCTGATCAGCTTCGATTCACCACCAAGTTCGCCAACATTCACACAGAAATCAAACAGCGATTGCCTCAGCGTTGATAGTTTCAGTTCGGACTCGAATTTCAGTTCGCCCAACAATGGCAGCGTTTCCCAACCGGAAAGCGGTTTTGAGGATGACTTTGGTGCGCGCAGTCGTCCAGCCACCACCAGTCCTCTAGATCCTTGGGAGGCTTTTGATAGCGGTTTCAATACTGCCGTCGACAGTATTTACGGTAGTACAGCAGCAACCAATAGCATAGGTACTGCACCAGTGCGCAATCTCAACACAATCAATTCGCGCATCCAATCAAGCAATGACAATCCCCTATGTAATGGGAAGAGTCTTTTACCGCCTACGCCCATGCTTAGTGCACCAACTATTATCAAACCAAAAGTATCACAGAAGCCACGTGCACCCAAACCGCCGGGGCTGCAGAAATCACAGTTCACACATAGTGGAAATGATACACTACCAACGCCGCCATCGCCACCAATGCCGATATGTgcgccaccaccgccaccgAATGGTGTATCATTACTGGACGTCATATCTGGCAAAGCGGATGCATTGCAATTGAGTGGAGCTGTTAATGGTGAATTGGGCTTTGGTGCTGGCGTAGAGGAAACTAAACCGCATGGTGTAGCGCTCTACGACTTTGATGGCGTCGAAGAGGGTGATCTAAATTTTCGG GCGAACGAGAAAATCTATATCTTGGAACAGGCGAGCGCTGAATGGTATCGTGGTCGAACGCGCTCAGGCTGTGAAGGTATTTTCCCTATAAATTATATCGATGTCAAAGTACCGTTAGTAGAGCAAAATGCCATAACCAAACCGATACGTGTACGTTGCCTCTACAATTTCCCAGCTGAGTACGACGGTGATTTGGCTTTAAAG GAGAATGAAATGGTGACTATACTCTACAAAGTTAATGAAGACTGGCTTTATGGTGAAGTTGATGGCCGACAAGGTCAATTTCCtgcgaatttcattgaatatttACCCGATAACATACCGATGGCATAA